The Canis lupus familiaris isolate Mischka breed German Shepherd chromosome 19, alternate assembly UU_Cfam_GSD_1.0, whole genome shotgun sequence genome contains a region encoding:
- the UCP1 gene encoding mitochondrial brown fat uncoupling protein 1 (The RefSeq protein has 2 substitutions compared to this genomic sequence), giving the protein MLRAPGSDAPPTLSVRIAAAAGAACLADMITFPLDTAKVRLQIQGEGQGQPPRAPRYRGVLGTVATLARTEGLQKLYSGLPAGLQRQVGFASLRIGLYDSVREWLSPGQGAAASLGSRISAGVMTGGAAVFIGQPTEVVKVRLQAQSHLHGRKPRYTGTYNAYRIIATTEGLTGLWKGTTPNLMRNVIINCTELVTYDLMKEALVKNHLLADDLPCHFLSALVAGFCTTVLSSPVDVVKTRFVNSVPEQYTSVPNCAMTMLTKEGPLAFFKGFVPSFLRLGSWNVIMFVCFEQLKRELMKSGRTVDCAT; this is encoded by the exons ATGCTGCGGGCCCCGGGCTCCGACGCGCCCCCGACCCTGAGCGTCCGGATCgccgcggcggcgggggcggcctgCCTGGCGGACCTGCTCACCTTCCCGCTCGACACCGCCAAAGTGCGGCTGCAG ATCCAAGGGGAAGGCCAGGgccagccccccagggcccccaggtaCCGCGGCGTCCTGGGCACGGTGGCCACCCTGGCAAGAACCGAGGGGCTGCAGAAGCTGTACAGCGGGCTGCCCGCGGGCCTCCAGAGGCAGGTGGGCTTCGCGTCCCTCCGGATCGGCCTGTACGACAGCGTCCGGGAGTGGCTCAGCCCGGGCCAGGGAG CAGCAGCTAGTTTAGGAAGCAGGATCTCCGCTGGTGTAATGACGGGAGGAGCAGCAGTGTTCATAGGGCAACCCACTGAGGTCGTGAAGGTGAGACTTCAAGCACAGAGCCATCTGCATGGCCGCAAACCTCGGTACACCGGCACTTACAATGCCTACAGAATCATAGCCACCACGGAGGGCCTGACGGGCCTTTGGAAAG ggACTACTCCCAACCTGATGAGAAATGTCATCATCAATTGTACGGAGCTAGTCACGTATGACCTAATGAAGGAGGCCCTTGTGAAAAACCATCTACTAGCAG ACGACCTACCCTGCCACTTCCTATCAGCTCTTGTTGCTGGATTTTGCACAACCGTTCTCTCCTCTCCGGTGGATGTGGTAAAAACCAGATTTGTTAATTCTGTACCAGAACAGTACACAAGTGTGCCCAACTGTGCAATGACAATGCTCACCAAGGAAGGACCATTGGCTTTTTTCAAAGG ATTTGTACCTTCCTTCTTGAGACTCGGATCCTGGAACGTCATTATGTTTGTGTGCTTTGAACAGCTGAAGCGAGAACTGATGAAGTCAGGGCGGACCGTGGACTGTGCCACATAA